One genomic window of Arachis hypogaea cultivar Tifrunner chromosome 8, arahy.Tifrunner.gnm2.J5K5, whole genome shotgun sequence includes the following:
- the LOC140174717 gene encoding uncharacterized protein, with protein sequence MHGLTTTEYLQRIRKVVDALAGIGHLLSLDEHITVITDGISEEYAMYISSIMTRSSVISLIEVEGLFLVHEDMYERFDQAFQVNSGLSATSQSSSTLPPPFTFHNPRAYLATPASLSDFAWFPNTGASHHVTADSSNFLTISEYNGPNQILLDKWFSQNFVSVQKFAVDNDVYFDFHVNVCYVKSQGTHKIMLNEAPRHGVYEFENIVVTKNNQSAPISASNFSKAFVAKYSDWTSDFDDRRSTCGYCVHMVPI encoded by the exons ATGCATGGTTTAACTACTACAGAATATCTTCAAAGAATCCGCAAGGTAGTTGATGCACTCGCTGGTATCGGACATCTTCTTTCATTAGATGAGCATATCACTGTTATTACCGATGGTATTAGTGAAGAGTATGCCATGTACATATCATCAATCATGACAAGATCTAGTGTAATTTCACTAATTGAGGTAGAAGGCTTGTTTCTGGTACATGAGGATATGTATGAAAG ATTTGATCAAGCATTTCAAGTCAATTCGGGTCTCTCTGCCACCTCTCAATCTTCATCAACCCTGCCACCACCTTTTACCTTCCACAATCCTCGAGCTTACCTTGCCACTCCTGCATCTCTCTCAGATTTTGCTTGGTTTCCTAACACTGGTGCAAGTCATCATGTGACAGCCGATTCATCAAATTTCTTAACAATCTCGGAATATAATGGTCCTAATCAAATTCTCTTGGATAAATGGTTCAG CCAAAATTTTGTTAGTGTCCAAAAATTTGCAGTTGATAATGATGTTTATTTTGACTTTCATGTTAATGTGTGCTATGTAAAATCTCAGGGAACTCACAAAATTATGCTCAATGAAGCTCCTAGGCATGgtgtttatgaatttgaaaatatagTTGTTACCAAAAATAATCAATCAGCTCCTATTTCAGCTTCAAATTTTTCTAAAGCCTTTGTTGCTAAAT ATTCTGATTGGACATCCGATTTTGATGACAGACGATCAACTTGTGGTTATTGTGTCCACATGGTTCCAATTTGA
- the LOC140174846 gene encoding FRIGIDA-like protein 3, translating to MAIDDSHIFLLEQLMKISPDIESHVREESMELALNMKANMRLSTDNSLVVLSFLMILSIYKLVSSFDEDEVLKLFEIVAHHKPSIELFRMIGFADKISDFVENLIKNEQYIEAVGFICAYDLAEKNRAADLFREHVNKAKLTCESSCKEPTSKSSKVCFFFYFQV from the exons ATGGCTATAGATGATAGCCACATCTTCCTTCTTGAGCAGCTGATGAAAATCTCACCAGATATTGAATCTCATGTTAGAGAGGAGTCAATGGAGCTTGCTCTAAATATGAAAGCTAATATGAGATTAAGTACTGACAATTCATTGGTGGTTCTGAGTTTCCTAATGATCTTGTCAATTTATAAACTAGTTTCCTCCTTTGATGAAGATGAAGTTTTAAAGCTTTTTGAAATTGTTGCTCACCACAAGCCATCTATTGAGCTCTTCCGGATGATTGGTTTCGCAGATAAAATCTCTG ATTTTGTTGAGAATCTTATCAAGAATGAGCAGTATATCGAAGCTGTCGGATTTATTTGTGCATATGACTTGGCAGAGAAGAATCGAGCGGCTGATCTCTTTCGAGAGCATGTGAACAAGGCAAAATTGACATGTGAGAGCAGTTGCAAGGAACCTACGTCTAAGTCTAGTAAGGTttgttttttcttctattttcaagTCTAA
- the LOC112707195 gene encoding phosphoenolpyruvate carboxylase 2, whose product MAATSRNIEKMASIDAQLRLLAPRKVSDDDKLVEYDALLLDRFLDILQDLHGEDIRQTVQDCYELSAEYEGKHKTEKLEELGNMLTGLDAGDSIVIAKSFSHMLNLANLAEEVQIAYRRRIKLLKKGDFADENSAITESDIEETFKRLVTELKKSPQEVFDALKNQTVDLVLTAHPTQSIRRSLLQKHGRIRNCLTQLYAKDITPDDKQELDEALQREIQAAFRTDEIRRSPPTPQDEMRAGMSYFHETIWKGVPKFLRRVDTALKNIGINERVPYNAPLIQFSSWMGGDRDGNPRVTPEVTRDVCLLARMMAANLYFSQIEDLMFELSMWRCNDELRVRADELHVSSRRDAKHYIEFWKQIPPNEPYRVILGDVRDKLYNTRERARQLLANGTSDIPEETTFTNVEQFLEPLELCYRSLCACGDRPIADGSLLDFLRQVSTFGLSMVRLDIRQESDRHTDVMDAITKHLEIGSYREWSEERRQEWLLSELSGKRPLFGPDLPKTEEIADVLETFHVIAELPSDNFGAYIISMATAPSDVLAVELLQRECHVKQPLRVVPLFEKLADLESAPAAVARLFSIDWYRNRINGKQEVMIGYSDSGKDAGRLSAAWALYKAQEELIKVAKDFGVKLTMFHGRGGTVGRGGGPTHLAILSQPPETIHGSLRVTVQGEVIEQSFGEEHLCFRTLQRFTAATLEHGMHPPVSPKPEWRVLLDEMAVIATKEYRSIVFQEPRFVEYFRCATPELEYGRMNIGSRPSKRKPSGGIESLRAIPWIFAWTQTRFHLPVWLGFGSAFKHAIEKDPKNLLMLQDMYNQWPFFRVTLDLIEMVFAKGDPGIASLYDKLLVSEELLPFGERLRTKYEETKSFLLQVAGHRDLLEGDPYLKQRLRLRDSYITTLNVLQAYTLKRIRDPDYHVKLRPHLSKEFMESSKPAAELVKLNPKSEYAPGLEDTLILTMKGIAAGMQNTG is encoded by the exons ATGGCAGCTACTAGTAGGAACATTGAGAAGATGGCTTCAATTGATGCTCAGCTGAGGTTGCTGGCACCAAGGAAGGTTTCTGATGATGACAAGCTTGTTGAGTATGATGCTTTGTTGCTTGATCGATTCCTTGACATTCTTCAGGATTTGCATGGTGAAGATATCAGGCAAACG GTTCAAGATTGTTATGAGCTTTCAGCTGAGTATGAAGGGAAGCATAAGACTGAGAAGTTGGAGGAACTTGGGAATATGCTAACTGGTCTTGATGCTGGGGATTCTATTGTCATTGCCAAATCATTTTCCCACATGCTTAATTTGGCTAACTTGGCAGAAGAAGTCCAAATTGCCTACCGAAGAAGGATTAAGCTATTAAAGAAGGGCGATTTTGCTGATGAGAACTCTGCCATCACTGAATCTGACATTGAAGAAACCTTCAAGAGGCTTGTGACTGAACTGAAGAAGTCCCCACAGGAAGTGTTTGATGCTTTGAAGAACCAAACTGTAGATTTGGTCCTAACTGCTCATCCCACTCAGTCCATTCGTCGATCTCTGCTGCAAAAGCATGGAAG GATAAGGAACTGTCTGACACAGTTGTATGCGAAAGACATAACACCGGATGATAAGCAGGAACTTGATGAGGCTCTCCAAAGAGAG ATTCAAGCTGCATTTCGCACAGATGAAATTCGAAGGAGTCCTCCAACACCACAAGATGAGATGAGGGCAGGAATGAGCTACTTTCATGAGACAATATGGAAAGGTGTACCAAAGTTTTTGCGCCGTGTTGACACAGCTCTGAAGAACATCGGAATAAATGAGCGTGTCCCATACAATGCCCCtcttattcaattctcttcttggATGGGAGGAGATCGTGATG GTAACCCTAGGGTAACCCCTGAAGTTACAAGGGATGTGTGTTTGCTGGCTAGAATGATGGCTGCTAATTTATACTTCTCTCAGATAGAAGATCTCATGTTTGAG TTGTCTATGTGGCGCTGCAATGATGAGCTTCGTGTTCGTGCTGATGAACTCCATGTGTCCTCAAGGAGAGATGCAAAACATTACATTG AATTTTGGAAGCAGATTCCTCCAAATGAGCCATATCGTGTTATTCTTGGTGATGTGAGGGACAAACTATACAATACACGCGAACGTGCTCGCCAGTTATTAGCCAATGGAACCTCTGACATCCCCGAAGAGACAACCTTCACAAATGTTGAGCAG TTCCTGGAGCCCCTTGAACTCTGCTATAGATCACTCTGCGCATGTGGTGATCGACCAATAGCAGATGGTAGCCTTCTTGATTTCTTGCGGCAAGTTTCCACATTTGGACTCTCAATGGTAAGACTCGACATTCGTCAAGAGTCAGACCGGCACACTGATGTCATGGATGCCATTACCAAACACTTGGAGATTGGATCATACCGAGAGTGGTCTGAGGAACGCAGGCAGGAATGGCTTCTGTCAGAGCTCAGTGGAAAGCGCCCTCTGTTCGGCCCTGATCTTCCCAAAACAGAAGAGATCGCCGATGTTCTGGAAACCTTCCATGTCATTGCAGAACTTCCCTCAGACAACTTTGGTGCCTACATAATCTCAATGGCAACAGCACCGTCTGATGTGCTTGCTGTTGAGCTCTTACAACGGGAATGCCATGTGAAGCAACCGCTAAGGGTCGTGCCATTGTTTGAAAAGCTTGCTGATCTTGAGTCTGCTCCTGCTGCAGTGGCGCGGCTTTTCTCTATTGATTGGTACAGAAACCGAATCAATGGGAAGCAAGAAGTTATGATAGGATACTCAGACTCAGGAAAAGATGCCGGTCGTCTTTCTGCGGCTTGGGCGCTGTACAAGGCTCAAGAGGAGCTCATAAAGGTTGCAAAGGATTTCGGTGTTAAGCTGACAATGTTCCATGGCAGAGGAGGGACTGTTGGAAGAGGAGGCGGCCCCACTCACCTTGCTATATTATCTCAGCCACCAGAAACCATTCATGGCTCACTTCGGGTGACAGTTCAAGGTGAAGTTATTGAACAATCCTTTGGAGAGGAGCACTTGTGCTTTAGAACTCTCCAGCGATTCACTGCTGCTACACTTGAGCACGGAATGCACCCTCCCGTGTCACCCAAACCGGAATGGCGAGTGCTGCTAGATGAGATGGCTGTCATTGCAACGAAGGAGTATCGCTCCATTGTTTTCCAGGAACCCCGTTTTGTTGAATACTTCCGATGT GCTACCCCTGAGTTGGAGTATGGACGAATGAACATTGGAAGTCGTCCATCAAAGAGAAAGCCGAGTGGAGGAATCGAATCACTGCGTGCTATTCCATGGATTTTTGCTTGGACACAAACAAGGTTTCATTTGCCAGTGTGGCTTGGCTTTGGTTCTGCATTTAAGCATGCAATTGAGAAGGATCCAAAGAATCTCCTAATGCTTCAAGATATGTACAACCAGTGGCCTTTCTTCAGGGTCACCCTGGACTTGATCGAGATGGTGTTCGCCAAGGGAGACCCGGGGATCGCTTCCCTGTACGACAAACTCCTAGTGTCAGAAGAGCTGTTGCCATTCGGAGAGCGCTTGAGGACTAAATATGAAGAAACCAAGAGTTTTCTCCTTCAG GTTGCTGGGCACAGGGATCTTCTTGAAGGTGACCCCTACTTGAAGCAAAGGCTTCGTCTCCGCGATTCATACATCACAACCCTGAATGTGTTACAAGCCTACACGTTGAAGAGAATCCGCGACCCCGACTACCATGTCAAGTTGAGGCCACATTTGTCAAAGGAATTCATGGAATCAAGCAAGCCAGCTGCAGAACTTGTTAAACTCAACCCAAAAAGTGAGTATGCTCCTGGTTTGGAGGACACACTTATCTTGACAATGAAGGGTATTGCTGCTGGCATGCAAAACACAGGTTAA
- the LOC112707197 gene encoding pentatricopeptide repeat-containing protein At2g22070, with amino-acid sequence MGITKPSCTTSYASHSDLYADVLQSAIKSRDPFVGRSVHARIIKHGLHLGVFLMNNLLNFYAKTGSFSDVHCVFAEMPLKTIFSWNTILSAYAKRGNFEAAQRVFDEIPEPDSVSWTSMIVGYNMLGRFDNAIHMFLRMISCGVSPTQFTFTNVLASCAATEALDIGRKVHSFIVKLGLSSVVPVANSLLNMYAKSGDSVMAKVVFDRMRLKDKSTWNTMISMHMHFGQLDLGLALFQEMIDPDIVSWNSIITGYTHQGHDVKALEIFSLMLNSSSSKPDKYTLGSILSACANLENLKLGKQIHAYMVRANIDISGAVRNALILMYAKAGGIEIAHRIVDITGISNLDVIAFTSLLDGFVKIGDINPARDIFDSLEFRDVVAWTAMIVGYAQNGLLSDALDLFRKMVREGPKPNNYTLAAVLSVFSSLASLGHGKQLHATAIRLQEASSISVGNALITMYSRSGSIRDARKVFKQICSNKNKLTWTCMIIALAQHGFGKDAVELFDTMLKLDIEPDQITYVGVLSACSHVGLVQQGKSYFSLMKNAHHIEPTSSHYACMIDLLGRAGLLEEAYHFIKNMPVEPDVIAWGSLLASCRVHKNVDLAKVAAENLLLLDPNNSGAYSALANTLSACGRWKDAAMIRKSMKDRAVKKEQGITWVQIQNKVHIFGVEDGLHPQRDAIYRMISKIWMEIKKMGFIPDTDSVLHDLDQEVKEQILRHHSEKLAIAFALLNTPGYATLRIMKNLRVCNDCHSAIKYISKLVGREIIVRDSTRFHHFNDGSCSCQDYW; translated from the coding sequence ATGGGGATTACAAAACCTTCCTGCACTACTTCTTATGCTTCCCATTCCGATTTATACGCCGATGTTCTCCAATCCGCTATAAAATCCAGAGACCCTTTTGTCGGAAGATCCGTTCATGCTCGAATCATCAAACACGGCCTTCACTTAGGTGTCTTCTTGATGAACAATCTCCTCAATTTTTATGCTAAAACTGGTTCCTTCTCTGATGTTCACTGCGTGTTCGCTGAAATGCCGCTGAAGACCATTTTCTCCTGGAACACCATTCTGTCAGCATATGCCAAAAGGGGGAACTTCGAAGCTGCACAGCGAGTGTTTGATGAAATTCCTGAACCCGATTCTGTTTCCTGGACTTCAATGATAGTGGGGTATAACATGTTGGGTCGTTTTGATAATGCCATTCATATGTTTCTCAGGATGATTTCATGTGGAGTGTCGCCAACCCAGTTCACATTTACCAATGTTCTTGCTTCATGTGCTGCAACTGAAGCACTGGATATTGGTAGAAAGGTTCACTCCTTCATTGTAAAACTTGGATTATCCAGTGTTGTTCCTGTGGCCAATTCACTTCTTAACATGTATGCAAAGTCAGGTGATTCAGTAATGGCGAAGGTTGTGTTTGACCGGATGAGGTTAAAAGACAAATCAACTTGGAATACTATGATTTCGATGCATATGCATTTTGGTCAACTTGACCTTGGACTTGCCCTTTTTCAGGAAATGATTGATCCAGACATTGTTTCTTGGAATTCGATCATTACAGGATATACTCATCAAGGACATGATGTCAAAGCCCTTGAAATTTTTTCACTTATGCTTAACAGTTCATCTTCAAAGCCAGATAAATACACCTTGGGAAGTATTCTGTCAGCTTGTGCCAATCTTGAAAATTTAAAACTTGGGAAACAAATCCATGCGTACATGGTAAGAGCTAATATAGACATATCTGGAGCCGTAAGAAATGCTCTTATCTTAATGTATGCAAAGGCTGGTGGCATTGAAATTGCTCATAGGATTGTAGATATTACAGGTATCTCAAATCTTGATGTTATAGCATTCACATCACTGCTAGATGGCTTTGTTAAAATTGGGGATATAAACCCGGCAAGAGATATATTTGACTCATTAGAATTTCGAGATGTAGTTGCATGGACAGCCATGATTGTAGGTTATGCACAGAATGGTTTACTTAGCGATGCTTTGGATCTCTTCAGGAAAATGGTTAGAGAAGGTCCAAAGCCAAACAACTATACTTTAGCAGCGGTTTTAAGTGTCTTTTCAAGCTTGGCTTCTCTTGGTCACGGTAAGCAGCTTCATGCAACTGCCATAAGATTGCAAGAAGCATCATCAATTTCTGTTGGTAATGCTTTAATTACTATGTATTCAAGATCAGGAAGCATCAGAGATGCAAGGAAAGTATTCAAACAGATATGCTCTAACAAGAATAAATTGACTTGGACTTGCATGATTATAGCTCTAGCTCAACATGGTTTTGGAAAAGATGCTGTAGAACTGTTCGACACTATGCTGAAACTTGACATAGAGCCTGACCAAATTACTTATGTTGGTGTCTTGTCTGCTTGTTCGCATGTGGGATTGGTACAACAGGGTAAGAGTTACTTTAGTTTAATGAAAAATGCTCATCACATTGAACCCACCTCTAGCCATTATGCTTGCATGATTGACCTGCTTGGGCGTGCTGGattgcttgaagaagcatatCATTTTATAAAAAACATGCCTGTTGAACCAGATGTTATAGCTTGGGGTTCACTTTTGGCTTCTTGCAGGGTTCATAAAAATGTGGATTTAGCTAAAGTGGCAGCTGAAAATTTGCTTCTTCTTGATCCCAACAATAGTGGGGCTTACTCAGCACTTGCTAATACACTTTCAGCTTGTGGAAGATGGAAAGATGCTGCTATGATTAGGAAATCAATGAAGGACAGAGCAGTAAAGAAGGAACAAGGAATCACCTGGGTTCAAATCCAGAACAAGGTCCATATTTTTGGGGTTGAAGATGGGCTTCATCCACAAAGAGATGCAATATATAGAATGATTTCAAAAATATGGATGGAGATAAAGAAAATGGGCTTTATTCCAGACACTGATTCTGTCTTGCATGATCTAGACCAGGAAGTGAAGGAACAAATCCTTAGACACCATAGCGAAAAACTCGCTATTGCATTTGCTTTGTTAAATACTCCAGGATATGCCACACTGAGAATCATGAAGAACCTTAGAGTCTGCAATGACTGTCATTCCGCCATAAAATATATCTCTAAGCTTGTCGGTAGAGAAATTATTGTAAGAGACTCCACACGTTTTCATCATTTCAATGATGGTTCATGTTCATGTCAGGATTACTGGTAG